DNA sequence from the Pedobacter sp. W3I1 genome:
TGCACATTTCTGATATACATTTCGCCTAATCTCTGCCGGGTTCCATTGGCCTTGGGTGCAGGCCTGGATAATTCGCCGCCTAAAGCCTGCTAAATCATCCTGCTCTAAAACAAAACCGTTAAAGCCATCGATAATTAACCCCGGGATTCCGCTCACTTTAAAAGTTACCACCGGCAAGCCTACGGTAAGCGCTTCTAAAACCACATTGGGGAAACCTTCAGTGTAAGAGCTGAGTACCATTAAATCGTGCTGAACCATTACCTCATGGATGTTTTTAATCTCCCCTAAAATTTTAAGCCTGTGATCTAGCCGGAGGTTCTTAATTTTGGCGTTAATCTGCTCTTTTAGTACGCCTGTTCCCACAAAATCGAGGTGATAATTTTCTGGCAAATGCGCCATAATATCAACCAGTCTGTCTAAGCCTTTTTCTAGTGCAAACCGGGCCACAACTAATAACCTATAAATTTTATCAGGTATTTTAACCTCCTTTAACTTATTGGTTTTCAATACTGGATTGGCAATCACCTTAATCAGTTCTTGATTGACATTATAGGTATTGATCAATGATTGTTTCATTTCTTCCGACTGGCAAACGATCTGTTTGTAACCCCTGTAACTTGCGCTGGCAAAAAGTTCATAAAATCTCGATTTAAATCCTGCAAACAATCTTTGTTCGTGCGGGATATTGGAAGCCCTTGCAATAAGCATTGGAATTTTCAAAAAGCGCCCAACCATCGATACTAAAATATTGATATGATCGGTAGTGGAAAAAACGGTATGAGGCGCTTCCTTTTTTAGCAAGTTGTAAAGCGCAAAAAAAGATTTAGATGCTTTTTTCGTTTTTAGATCTATAAAACGAACACTAGCTAAATCCATCGAGAAACAATTCACCGTTGAATCTAAAATCACAATGGTAACATCAAACTTATCTTTGTTAAATCCCTGGGCCAGGTTCCAGAATACACGTTCTGAGCCGCCCGAAGTTAATGAGCTAAGTACAAAGAAAACCTTCTTTTTAATATTAACTTCTTCTTTAATAGTGTTTTGTGAAGCGTACATGCTGTTTTAGTTGATGACAATTCTATTAATCGTTAACCAAATAATTTTGAAATCGGTTAGGATATCGTTATGGTTGATATACCTCATATTCTGTTTTATTTTTGCCGGAATAATGCGCTCCACATAATAAGTTTCAGGGTCTTCAGCATGTTTAAGAAGTTCGTTTTCATTACAAAACTCTACAGAAGCCCAATCGGTAATGCCAGGCTTAACCGATAAAACATAACGCTGTTCATCATTATAGAGGTTTACATATTTTCGAACTTCCGGCCTCGGGCCTACAAAACTCATTTGCCCTTTTAAAACGTTTAAAAGCTGTGGCAGTTCATCTAATTTGTATTTCCTTAGCCAATAACCAACCCTGGTAATTCGGTTGTCGTGATTCCCGATGGTGAGCAAGCTATGGCTACTCTGGACTACGCACATGGTTCTAAATTTTACCAGGTGAAAATCTTTCATATTTCGCCCTACCCTGATCTGTTTAAAGAAGATAGGCCCCTTAGAATCGAGTTTAACCAAAATCGCAATCAGGATTAAAAGTGGGCTGAAAAGAATTAGGCATAAACTTGCGAATACCACGTCGAACACTCTTTTTTTATTCTTTTTCATGATGCTACTGCCATTTGTTTATGTACAATAAAAGTTTCCTCTATAGTTTTAATGCGGTTATTCAATTGTATACTCACACAGCTGATCACCGAATTGATAATGAACTCTACCTCTGTTTCCGTTAATTGTGGATAAATAGGAAGTGAAATTTCATTTGCATAATTCTGATAAGCCATTGGGTAATCTTCAATTTTATAGCCCAGATTTTTAAATAGAGTAAGCATTGGCATTGGAATGAAGTGAACATTACTTGCAATACCCAAAGACGCCAGGTCATCAATAACCTGATCTCTTTGTTCTTCAGTTAGCCCTTTAACCCGCATCGGAAAAAGATGATAGCAGGATTCTCTCTGTGTACTCACCAAAGGCGGGGCAATAAACCAATCCTCGTGCTGAAAGCCAGCGCAATATTGAAGGGCAATTTTTTTCCGTTGAGGTAAAAGTTCTTGATTATATTTTCTGATCTGCGCCAGGCCAATAGCAGCACATATATCGGGCATATTGATTTTTAATCCCTGGAATAAAATATCATAACGCCAACCCCCGCCTCTTGATTTGGAAAGTGCATCTTTATTTTGTCCATTAAGCGTGTACATTTTTAAATAGCTGTATTCTGCCTCTGAATCGAATGGGTACGGAAGATTTAAGCATATCGCACCACCTTCTGCTGTTGTAATATTTTTCACAGCATGAAAAGAAAATATAGTTACATCACATTTTTGAGCAGCTGGTTTATCGTGAAATAAACTACCAATTGAATGGGCTGCATCAGAAATTAACAGGATTCTTTTTAGCAGCGATTGTTTTTCTGATCCGCACTTAAACTTTTTCTGCACTTTTGGGTCGGTAATAAGCGCTTTTAATGCGGTATAATCGCAAGGCCAGCCGGCAATATCCACTGCAATGATGGCTTTTGTTTTAGTCGTAATGGCGGCCTTTACCCTATCCGGATCGATGTTAAAATCATCCAGTATATCAACCATAACGGGTATAGCGCCACAATGAAGAACCGCTAAGGCTGTAGCGCTGTAAGTATAAGCTGGAATAATTACTTCATCACCGGCTTTAATACCAAACCACTTTAACATTAAAATAGCGCCAGATGTCCAGGAGTTAACGCATACCACTTCTTTCGTTCCGGTGAAACTTTTAATTTCTTGCTCAAGGGCTTTCACTTTAGGCCCAGTTGTGATCCACTTATTATTAAGAGTATCTAATACCTGATCAACCACAGATTGATCGATAAACGGTGGTGAAAATGGAATGTTCATATTCGTCAATTTAATTGTGAGAATTAATAACCTGTAGGTAGGATAACCTGAACTGTTAATTGGATTTAACCAGAATGGGATCTTCCATTTTGATTTTGGAGAGTTGTAGAATGGCAAAGTAAAGAAACAACGTGGGGCCGCTTGTAGCCAGAAGCCATTCGTTATGAAAAAATGAGTTGATGGATATAGCCAGAAAAGAACAGCTTAAACAGACCAGGAGTGCATTCTTCTTATCTTTAATATGTAGAAAAGCATAAAAAATAATCTTCCCGACTTTTCGGTATAATAAAACAAGTAAAATAAAGCCCAGCAAAGGCCCCAAATAAGTAATAAACATTAAATAGGCATTATGAGAGGTAATTACAATAGGTCCTTTTTTATAAACAAAGTTGTGCTGTACTACATCATTCCAGGTTTTTCCATAAAACAATAGTCCAAAAGGATACTCGGTTATAATTTGGATGTTCTCTCCCATCAAATCGCCGCGTTCTTCTTTACCCTTCGCATTTTCAGCACTCTTATTTAAAATATTTTGTTGCTTTTTACCTTCAGAAAATTGTTCAATTGAGCCTTGCGCAATAAAAAATATGGCGCAAAACACACCAAATATTAAAATTGATTTGGCTTTATAATAGCTTAAGAAAAACAATCCGGTTACAACCGCAAAAGCCACCAAAACCGATCTTTGCATGCCGAAGAAAATAAGGGAGAGCGATAATCCAAATAAGAGAAGGTTAATTAGCCAGCTTCTTTTAAATAGTATGGCGTTAATCACTAGAAATGGTGTTAAAGCAGCCATCTGGTAGCCGAAAGTAAAAATAGTGGTCGATATACCTGCTGGCGCCTGCAATACGTCTTCCTGCACTAAAAGCGAACGTATAGGCGCCATATTGTACTCATGATCGATAAACATAATAATTCCGGAAAGCAATAACAGGCCGAAGAAAAATCCGACAGCGATGTTCATTCGCTTTAAATTAGTGCCAATAACATAGTTGAATAACAAGGCAAAACAGCCCGCAACAATTAATAGGGCAAAAAAACCGGTAACATCTGCCTGACCTATGACATAGAAAAACAGGGCAGCAATAAAGAAAATAAATAACTCTTTGCCGTATAGAAAAGATGTTTCTTCTGTGCGGTAGAAATAAATTAACGGAGCCAGGAAAACCATGGGTGCCGGAATTCTGAAAACCCCAGTCATGAAGATATTGAATGTTGTTGCGTAAACGTAGGCGAACAACAAAAAGAGAAACATTATTTTTTTAATCATGACATGATGAGTTGCTCCCAGTTGGCAGAAATGCGTTCAATAGAATTTGTTTCATTGATTGATTTTGCTTTTTCTGAAAATTCACTTCTTAAATATCTGTTATTAAGTATTTTATCAATAGACAATGAAAGTCCTGCTATATCTTCTTTAGCAACCAGAAGTCCGTTAATTCCGTGTTTGATAATCTCTGAAGGGCCGAATTCACAGTCCATTGCTACACAGGCACAGCCCATTCCCATTGCTTCTACCAGCACATTAGGATAACCTTCACCCCTTGAAGAAAGCACAAAAACCTCAGCTTGTGCATAATAATCCTGCAGATTAGATTTAAAACCAATCAGCTTAACTTTATCTTTGAGATTTAAATCGGCAATCTGTTTTTCGAGACTTCCTCTATCCGGTCCTTCTCCGGAGATTAAAAGATCAACATCAGTCAATTCCAGTTTACTATAGGCTTCAATAAGGTTGTCGAAGCCTTTCTCGTGACATAATCTTCCGACAGAGAGTATAAATCTTTTACTATTAACGGCGGCTGCGTTTGAATGAGAAAAGTGATGGATTGGATTGTGTATGGTCTTAAAATTGTGCAGCTTTTCGAACTGTTTAATTCTTTTAAATCCTTTAAACATCTCAAATGCGGGCAAAACAATGGCTTTTGATTTCCTATAAATATGAAACACAACCCACTTCAACAATTTATTGTATTGATGTAATGTATAAACCGGCGCAGTTCTCTCCGAAACCAGGTAGGGCAAACCTAAAATCACACAACATAAACCAGCCCAAATATTTGCAGATGTCATAAAACAAATGGTACAAACTGGTTTTTCTTTCTTTAATACAGAAAGTAACCGGTAAAAAGTTAGGTAAGCATATTTAAGCCTGTTTAAAAGAGTTTGATGACCTTTTCGCTCCACCAGGTTTATGATTTTAACTTTTTTATTTATTTCATACCTAACTTTAGCCGTGTTGAGACAAATCATGGTAACGCTGCAATTTTTATCGCTAAAGTGATTAGCCAGATTGCTAATTACCCGCTCAGCACCACCACCTTCTAAACTGTTGATTACGAAGCATAATTTAGTAGCCATTTCGAATTAGTTTACAATCGTTTTAATGGTCTGGAAGGCGTTTCTAAATGTTTTATATTTCACTTCGAAGAAGAAGTATTTTCTAAAGTAGAAGTACAAAAGCTTAGCTTTTTGCAAACCGGTATAAGTGAAAATTTTAATAATAATATAGAAATCGCTCAGTTGCATTTTTTTTAATGGAACATAAGACACCGGACTCCAGATACCACCGGGATGACGCCTGTAACAGCTCATTACTTCTGGCAAAACATATACTTTTTTACCTGTTACCCAGGTGCAGTAAAGTTTCAATATCTTATCGCAGGCATAACATTTTAAAAGCCAGTCATTTTTGTAAAGGTTTCGAATGGCGTCGATATTGCGATAAACAATAGTTGCTGTACATGTTTCGGCTTGTTTATTTACAATCAGATCGTTAAAGCTATACTGTAAAGGAACCGGGCTAAAATCCATGTAAATCAGCTCAGTATCATCTGAATTAATTTCCCGAGTATAATGGCAACACATTACGTAATCAGGATTGTTTTCTAAAAAATCAACCTGTTTTTGCAGCTTGTATGGGTCTGTCCAATAATCGTCACCATCGCAAGTGGCCACATATTTCCCTCTGGTTTCTAAGGCCACGCGAATAACGTTTTTCGTCGCGCCGATATTCTGAGGTGCTTTTAAGCGCTTAATTTTACCAGGATACCTGGCAACATATTCGTCAATAATCTCTGTGGTTCCATCGGTAGAACAATCATCGCCAATAATAATTTCTGTTTTGAAATTGCATTTCTGCATCAGAAATCCATCCAGGGCTTTCGCAATAAATTTACTGTGGTTATAAGTGATGCAAAAAATGCTAACCATTACATCTGTATCGTCTTGTTTCATAATAGAAGCTGCTCTTAATTGCCATTAACTACCATGCCTATACTGCCATTAACCAACGTGCCATAATCGGCAAGTTTAAGCACTTGTTTTTTGCGGTAATTCTGCGTTCTCAAAATAATCCTGACCACTAAATCCTGATCGGCACTGGTTAAGGTATGGTAAAGTGGTAAACACATAATGCGTCTTGAAATAGAATCGCAGATTGGCATATTTACCTTGTCGATATATGGCAAGGCCGATAAAGAAGGATAAAAATATCGTCTGCAATACACCTGAACGAGTTCTAACTGTTTCATGCAATCGAGCATAATTTCTTCTGATCGGAATATTACAGGATAGTAAGCGTAATTAAATTCCGTATCGCCTTGAATAACTTGAAACTGGGCCTCAATTTTATTCAGCCGCATTTCGTAATGCAGTGATAGTTCTTTGCGTTTACTTAAAATCTGATCGATATGCTTTAAATTGCAAAGGCCCATTGCGGCGTGAAATTCGGAGTTTTTAGCATTGGTGCCGACCTCTGAAAAAGTATCTACCCCACTATAACCGAAATTACGCATCAGCGCCATTCGCTTTAAAATTTCAGGATCTTGAGTAAAAACAGCCCCACCTTCAATGGTATGAAAGAGTTTTGTAGCATGGAAACTTGTTGTACTTATATCGCCATAAGCGAAAATAGATTTGCCTTTATATTTTGTACCAAAACAATGAGCGGCATCGTAAATTACTTTTAATCGATGTTTTTTTGCAATGCGATCTATCGCTTCGATATCGCAGGGGTTTCCAAAAACATGCGTAGCTAAAATTGCAGAGGTATTGGGCGTAATCGCTGCTTCAATTTTATTAGGATCTATATTGAGTGTATCTTCATTAATATCAACAAAAACAGGTTTACAGCCTTGCCAAATAATACTGCTGGTGGTTGCTACAAAAGAAAATGGTGTGGTAATAATTTCACCTTTAACTTCTAAAGCCTGTATGGCCAGTTGTAATGCGATAGTACCATTGGTTACATATAACAAATGTGGTAGCCCTAAGTATTGCTGTAACTTTAACTCCAGCTCATTTACTAACGGACCATTATTGGTGAGCCACTGTCTGGCCCAAATGCTACTTACATAGCTTTTAAAATCTGCCTGTTTTGGCAAAAAGGGTTTAGTTACAGGTATCATTGTTTGAGAATTAATTGTTTAAAATCAACGAGGGCAGCTAGTTTGATGCTGCTACTTATACCGAGGTAAAAACTGCCATAGATAATGCTTATGCCAATAATGCGGAAAACATTGTTGAGGTGATAATGTGCTAAACACCATGCATCAAGGTAATAGCAAGCAATACCTAACAGGCTAGATAACATTAAAATAGGTAAGATATCTTGAAGCTGTTCTTTAAGTGGGTAATTGATTAATTTACCGCTATATGTTGAATTGATATAGTAAGCAAAACCAGTAAAGAAGAGTTGAAAATATAGCAGCCCCATAATGCCAAATGGAATTACACATATAATTCCGATTACACTAAGCACCTTTTTTATAATTTCTAATTTCAAAAACTGCCCGCTATGACCCTTAACTTTTAAAATGTTCAGGTTATATGCATGTACGGGATATAGGATACCTGCAATACATAAAATCTGAAAATAAGGTACAGAAGGCAGCCATTTATCGGTTAAGAGCAAGGAGATTAAAGGTTGAGCAATAAGCGCCAAAAATATCAGGATGGGCGCATTCCAAAACAATACCTGCTGCATTAACCTTCGGTAAACCATTTTAAGTTTTGCATCGTCATTGCTGATGTTCGAAAACATAGGATAGGTTACCTTACTAATTGCTGTAGAAATAATACCTATAGGCAATTGACTTAAACTATCTGCCCTGGCATAAAACCCCAATTGGGCTGCAGCATAAAAGCGACCTATAATTACGGTATATAGATTTTGATAGATGGTATCCAACAAACCAGAAAGCGTCATCTTATAGCCAAAATGAAAATGCTTTCTGAAACTTTTTTTATTAAAAATCAATCGTGGCCGCCAATCTGAATAAAACCAATGCAATACGGTAGAAATACTCGCGCTGAGCAAACTCATCCAAACCAGACTCCAGGTTCCATAACCATTTTTTGCAAGGTAAATACCTAAACAACCACCCAATATTACTGCAGGTATTTGAATTACCGTTTGCAGTTTAAATTTCATTTCCTTCGTTAATAAAGTACTTTGGATGCTGAAAAAGGCATTAATTAAAAAAGTTAATCCATAAACCCTGACAATATTGGTAAGCAAGGGCTGCCTGTAAAAACTAGCAATTAGCGGTGCTGCAAAGAACAAAACACCATACACGATGATGCTTCCGAACAGGTTAAAAAAAAATATAGTAGAAAAATCCTTTTGTCCTGCGGTCCTTGTCCGGATTAGTGACGATGTTAATCCGCTATCCATTAACGAATTGCCTACAGCAATAAAAATAGAGAGCATTGCGATTAAGCCAAATTCTGCAGGGCTTAACAAGCGGGCCAATATGATGGTAACGAACAGGCTTATGAATTTAACACTAAACTGCTGTCCAATCGACCATATAATGCCCGATCGCGCTTTATATGTTAAATTCATGACCTTACAATCGAACCGTTTCTATTGATTTTGGTAATACCGCTTTGATATCGTACACCACACATGCTGGTTTACGCAATGCTGTAATATTTAAATTATTGAAAGCTTCGTGTGCTACTGCCAGTATAATTCCATCGTACTTTCTGGTTTTTGATGAACCATTTTCGCAGATAATGCCATAGTTATGGTTGGCCTGATCGGCATTTGCCCAGGGATCATGAATGGTTACTTTAACTTTATATTCTTCCAACCGTCTTACAATATCAATTACTTTGGTATTGCGTACATCAGGGCAGTTTTCTTTAAATGTAAAACCCAACACCAGGACTTCTGCTCCTACAATGTGGATGTTTTTAGCGATCATTTTTTTGATGATCTGATCAGCTACATATTTACCCATTCCATCGTTTACACGTCGGCCGGCTAAAATAATTTCAGGATGATAACCAGCTTCTTGTGCTTTTTGGGCCAGATAGTACGGATCTACACCAATACAATGCCCACCAACCAAGCCTGGTTTAAAATTTAGAAAATTCCATTTGGTTCCAGCCGCGGCTAAAACTTCAGAAGTATCGATGCCAATCTGGTTAAAAATCATAGCCAATTCGTTTACAAAAGCAATATTGATATCGCGCTGGGCATTTTCAATTACTTTAGCCGCTTCGGCCACTTTAATGGATGAAGCTTTATAAGTTCCGGCTGTAATTACCGACCGGTACAGCTCATCTATTTTTTCGGCGGCTTCGGGGGTAGAACCTGATGTGATTTTTAAGATATTGGCAACAGTATGTTCTTTATCTCCAGGATTAATACGTTCAGGAGAATAACCAGCAAAAAAATCTTTATTGAAAATTAAACCAGATCCTTTTTCTAGAATAGGCACGCATTCGTCTTCAGTTACACCGGGATATACTGTTGATTCATAAACTACTATATCACCTTTCTTTAAAACTTTAGCTACAACCGTACTTGCTTTAATTAAAGGCGTTAAATCTGGTCTGTTGTTCTTATCTACAGGCGTTGGCACTGTAACAATGTAAACCGACGAGCTGCGTAATTTTTCGATTTCATTGGTACAGTACAGGCCTTTTAAAGTTGTGCATTCGAACGTTAAAACCTCATTTAATTCAGCTTCATTCACTTCCAATGTATTGTCATATCCGGCTTTTAATTCTGCAATCCTGCTCTGGTTAATGTCAAAGCCAAATACTTTGTATTTTTTAGCAAATTCTACTGCCAACGGTAAGCCAACGTAGCCAAGGCCGATTACCGCCATTTTCAGATTATCTTCAGCGTTATACATAATGTTGTTGCGTATTTACGGTTAATGTTAGGTTGCTTATGGGCACTCTGGTAACTAAAGCGCAGTCTAAATGATCGAATGACATTAAAACATACTTACCTTGGATCTGGATCACCTCTCCTTCCTGGTTATGGAAAAGACCATTACTGATCCGAACACGGTCTCCTTTCGAAACACCGGTTAAACTCACCACGTCTACATCATTGTAGGTATCCATAATCTGTTTTAACTTATCAATCTCACCATCCCGAACTACTGCAGGTTTACCCATGTAGTTAATGAAGTTTAAAACCCCCAGCGTATACCTGATTTTGTAACCCTCTCTTTCATCTATTTTCACAAATACGTACCCGGTAAAAAGTGGAAGGCTAACTACTTTCTTTCTATCGGCCCATTGATTTTCTACATTACGAACAGGGCAAAAAGATTCGAAACCTTGCTCTTGCAGCATACGATCGACTTTTTTCTCCCAGCGGGGACGAGTATAGATCACAAACCATTTTTTTGCGAACGAGGGCCTGATGTTAATTGTAGATTCCATTTTTTTTGATGGGGTTATGTTTATTGATTAATTTTTTTAAACTGTTAGAACCGGTTAATTGCAATTTGTATTTCCCGATTAACCAATTAACCGCTTTACACAGTTAACCATTAAACACTATTCTAAATTTGTTTGCTCACCGGATACAGCTTCGCTATATCACTTACATGATAGCTATTGGTTAATTATTTTAAATCGTATGCTAAACCCCTTATTAAGTGGGCCGGATACAGCTTCGCTATATCACTTACATGACAATTTTACTTTCAAATCTTAACTTTTGCTTTTTAGGCAAATGGCAATCTAATCAGGAGTTGTTTACAGGCAGTAAATGCTTTAATCGATGCTCAGTTTAAGCATCCTGGCTTTATTGTTTGTAAACGGAATTAAATCGTTTGGGGACGTTTATTTGGTAAAAGGTATTGGTATTCTCTTTTAAAACAAGTAGCTTTAGTTTGCCATGGCATAACCATAACCACCATAACTGTATTTTTGGTTTTTCTCTCTTTTGGCATCGTTAAAAACAACCATCGGATTTTTAAGTTTATTGTTATCGCAAATGTCTTTCAATATGGCTAGCTGGTATTTATTGGTATAGTTATACCGCACCAGATAAATGCTTACATCGGCATATTCGGCTAAACTAAAGGCATCGGCCACCTGGCCAACCGGCGAAGTATCGATAATGATGTAATCGAACCTTTCTTTCAGTTCATCAAATAATAGATCCATTTTAGGACTCATCATTACCTCAGCAGGATTTTCAGGCGATTGGCCACATCCAATAACAGAAATGTTCTCAGAAACATTGGTGGGTTTAATAATATCATCTAACACAGATTCACCAATTAAATAGTCAGTTAACCCGGTAGTTTGTTGTAAACCAACCTTATTCAAGAGATCAGGTTTTCTTAAATCGAACTCCAGTACAACCACTTTTTTATCAAGCATACCTAAGGTGGTAGCCAGATTTACACTAAAGAATGTTTTACCCTCTCCTTTCATACTAGAGGTAACCAACATTACTTTATTTTCGATATTGTTAGACATCAGTCCTAAATTCATTCTGATATACCTAAACAACTCTGATATGGTAGAACGGTTATCTTTTTGAAACACAATGGTACTTTTATCGAGGTTATGAGAAAGTTCACCCAGCATTTTTGCGCCTGTTAACTCAATAGTACTGGCATCTTGTACCTTATTGTTAAAAAATCCTTTTGCATAAATTACCCCAGCCGGAACAAAAAAACCAAAAATAAACCCACACAGGTACAAAAGTGGCTGCTTAGGGCTATCTGGTATAGTATTGTAAGCCGGTTTATCTACCACTTGTGAGGTTGGAACGGTAGCAGAAAGTGATAAAGCAGTTTCCTCTCTTTTTTGCAACAAATATTTATATAAACCTGATTTTACGCTTTGTTCACGGCTTCTTTCCAATAAACCACGCTCTATTGTAGGTACCGATTTAATTTTATTGTCGAATTGAGAGTAGTTGGCACTCAGGTTATTTCTTTCAATAACAAAACCTTGCTTAATGCTGGATAGGTTTTCCAAAATATTAGTTTTTAAGCTTGCTATTTGTTCGTTAAGGTTTAGTACCAAGGGATTTTCTGCGTTGGCGGTACGCAGCATCCTGTTTCTTTCCAATTGCAGATC
Encoded proteins:
- a CDS encoding O-antigen ligase family protein produces the protein MIKKIMFLFLLFAYVYATTFNIFMTGVFRIPAPMVFLAPLIYFYRTEETSFLYGKELFIFFIAALFFYVIGQADVTGFFALLIVAGCFALLFNYVIGTNLKRMNIAVGFFFGLLLLSGIIMFIDHEYNMAPIRSLLVQEDVLQAPAGISTTIFTFGYQMAALTPFLVINAILFKRSWLINLLLFGLSLSLIFFGMQRSVLVAFAVVTGLFFLSYYKAKSILIFGVFCAIFFIAQGSIEQFSEGKKQQNILNKSAENAKGKEERGDLMGENIQIITEYPFGLLFYGKTWNDVVQHNFVYKKGPIVITSHNAYLMFITYLGPLLGFILLVLLYRKVGKIIFYAFLHIKDKKNALLVCLSCSFLAISINSFFHNEWLLATSGPTLFLYFAILQLSKIKMEDPILVKSN
- a CDS encoding glycosyltransferase family 4 protein — translated: MATKLCFVINSLEGGGAERVISNLANHFSDKNCSVTMICLNTAKVRYEINKKVKIINLVERKGHQTLLNRLKYAYLTFYRLLSVLKKEKPVCTICFMTSANIWAGLCCVILGLPYLVSERTAPVYTLHQYNKLLKWVVFHIYRKSKAIVLPAFEMFKGFKRIKQFEKLHNFKTIHNPIHHFSHSNAAAVNSKRFILSVGRLCHEKGFDNLIEAYSKLELTDVDLLISGEGPDRGSLEKQIADLNLKDKVKLIGFKSNLQDYYAQAEVFVLSSRGEGYPNVLVEAMGMGCACVAMDCEFGPSEIIKHGINGLLVAKEDIAGLSLSIDKILNNRYLRSEFSEKAKSINETNSIERISANWEQLIMS
- a CDS encoding glycosyltransferase — protein: MYASQNTIKEEVNIKKKVFFVLSSLTSGGSERVFWNLAQGFNKDKFDVTIVILDSTVNCFSMDLASVRFIDLKTKKASKSFFALYNLLKKEAPHTVFSTTDHINILVSMVGRFLKIPMLIARASNIPHEQRLFAGFKSRFYELFASASYRGYKQIVCQSEEMKQSLINTYNVNQELIKVIANPVLKTNKLKEVKIPDKIYRLLVVARFALEKGLDRLVDIMAHLPENYHLDFVGTGVLKEQINAKIKNLRLDHRLKILGEIKNIHEVMVQHDLMVLSSYTEGFPNVVLEALTVGLPVVTFKVSGIPGLIIDGFNGFVLEQDDLAGFRRRIIQACTQGQWNPAEIRRNVYQKCALDKISAQYEELIN
- a CDS encoding DegT/DnrJ/EryC1/StrS aminotransferase family protein, which translates into the protein MIPVTKPFLPKQADFKSYVSSIWARQWLTNNGPLVNELELKLQQYLGLPHLLYVTNGTIALQLAIQALEVKGEIITTPFSFVATTSSIIWQGCKPVFVDINEDTLNIDPNKIEAAITPNTSAILATHVFGNPCDIEAIDRIAKKHRLKVIYDAAHCFGTKYKGKSIFAYGDISTTSFHATKLFHTIEGGAVFTQDPEILKRMALMRNFGYSGVDTFSEVGTNAKNSEFHAAMGLCNLKHIDQILSKRKELSLHYEMRLNKIEAQFQVIQGDTEFNYAYYPVIFRSEEIMLDCMKQLELVQVYCRRYFYPSLSALPYIDKVNMPICDSISRRIMCLPLYHTLTSADQDLVVRIILRTQNYRKKQVLKLADYGTLVNGSIGMVVNGN
- a CDS encoding DegT/DnrJ/EryC1/StrS aminotransferase family protein, whose translation is MNIPFSPPFIDQSVVDQVLDTLNNKWITTGPKVKALEQEIKSFTGTKEVVCVNSWTSGAILMLKWFGIKAGDEVIIPAYTYSATALAVLHCGAIPVMVDILDDFNIDPDRVKAAITTKTKAIIAVDIAGWPCDYTALKALITDPKVQKKFKCGSEKQSLLKRILLISDAAHSIGSLFHDKPAAQKCDVTIFSFHAVKNITTAEGGAICLNLPYPFDSEAEYSYLKMYTLNGQNKDALSKSRGGGWRYDILFQGLKINMPDICAAIGLAQIRKYNQELLPQRKKIALQYCAGFQHEDWFIAPPLVSTQRESCYHLFPMRVKGLTEEQRDQVIDDLASLGIASNVHFIPMPMLTLFKNLGYKIEDYPMAYQNYANEISLPIYPQLTETEVEFIINSVISCVSIQLNNRIKTIEETFIVHKQMAVAS
- a CDS encoding sugar transferase; the encoded protein is MKKNKKRVFDVVFASLCLILFSPLLILIAILVKLDSKGPIFFKQIRVGRNMKDFHLVKFRTMCVVQSSHSLLTIGNHDNRITRVGYWLRKYKLDELPQLLNVLKGQMSFVGPRPEVRKYVNLYNDEQRYVLSVKPGITDWASVEFCNENELLKHAEDPETYYVERIIPAKIKQNMRYINHNDILTDFKIIWLTINRIVIN
- a CDS encoding lipopolysaccharide biosynthesis protein encodes the protein MNLTYKARSGIIWSIGQQFSVKFISLFVTIILARLLSPAEFGLIAMLSIFIAVGNSLMDSGLTSSLIRTRTAGQKDFSTIFFFNLFGSIIVYGVLFFAAPLIASFYRQPLLTNIVRVYGLTFLINAFFSIQSTLLTKEMKFKLQTVIQIPAVILGGCLGIYLAKNGYGTWSLVWMSLLSASISTVLHWFYSDWRPRLIFNKKSFRKHFHFGYKMTLSGLLDTIYQNLYTVIIGRFYAAAQLGFYARADSLSQLPIGIISTAISKVTYPMFSNISNDDAKLKMVYRRLMQQVLFWNAPILIFLALIAQPLISLLLTDKWLPSVPYFQILCIAGILYPVHAYNLNILKVKGHSGQFLKLEIIKKVLSVIGIICVIPFGIMGLLYFQLFFTGFAYYINSTYSGKLINYPLKEQLQDILPILMLSSLLGIACYYLDAWCLAHYHLNNVFRIIGISIIYGSFYLGISSSIKLAALVDFKQLILKQ
- a CDS encoding glycosyltransferase; the encoded protein is MKQDDTDVMVSIFCITYNHSKFIAKALDGFLMQKCNFKTEIIIGDDCSTDGTTEIIDEYVARYPGKIKRLKAPQNIGATKNVIRVALETRGKYVATCDGDDYWTDPYKLQKQVDFLENNPDYVMCCHYTREINSDDTELIYMDFSPVPLQYSFNDLIVNKQAETCTATIVYRNIDAIRNLYKNDWLLKCYACDKILKLYCTWVTGKKVYVLPEVMSCYRRHPGGIWSPVSYVPLKKMQLSDFYIIIKIFTYTGLQKAKLLYFYFRKYFFFEVKYKTFRNAFQTIKTIVN